The following is a genomic window from Ictalurus furcatus strain D&B chromosome 14, Billie_1.0, whole genome shotgun sequence.
GAGCCGTATTGCTACTTTAGTAATGCACATTACATAACAAAATACACATTAGATACCATGACGAAGGACATCTGACTTAAATATATTGTCTTCTTCcagtcctgttttttttttcccttaaatgCTGGGTAATATGCTTTTCATCAGTCTTGACATAGGTTTATGCAAATCACAACCCACACGAGCTAAAATTAAGACACTCACTGTGACCAACACATCGGAGAATAATGTTCCCTACTTACCCAGCATGCTGGTGAGCCAGAGAGCCAGGTCCTCCTTCATAGGCAGCAGGCTGGCTTCATGTCTGCTGGCCAGCCACAGACTGTACTGCTGTAGGTCAGTGAGGCCTGGGCCAAATGGGTGCTGCTTAGGACTCAGAGAGCTGCACATACTTGCCCTTCTTCACTGGcctaaaaagagaaaacagaatgAAGGCTGTAAGAGATGGAGAAATAAGGATAAGGAgggtgaagaaaagaaaaaacacaatgacaGAGAGATTCACTGTAAGGTACCATTGGTATtttgctagcattagcaaagaaCAAAGATGTCTCATTCTATAGTCTATGtataatgattctttttttccccattttctccacaaattatgacagctaccaaccaacTAACATGAAAGCTAACGTGAAAGCTAACATGGTTTCTCTAAGACAAGCAAGTCAAccgcatctttttgaactgctgcacATGTTTCATCACAGGGTAGCATAACACACTCGGATCTGCACTCTCCCGtgtgcatgagctcacagatgcctgaGACTGGCTAGTgccactctgattgacaggggagaaacAGTAATAACATCCCTcacacccagagagcatggccaactTTGCTCCCTTGGCTTTCGGCCATGGATGACTGTGGCATCGTTAGGATTCAAACTCACCATCTCCCAGCTATAGCACAAATGGTTTTCTGTTGCTCCACTCAGGAACCAAGATTCTATATTCTTGTCTCATTTCATGTTAATTTCTCCCCAGGGGATTTACATAGGCTATTGAATCACAATCATTTTCCAAAAAAGTACATATATTTGATTCAGAGTCTTTAGACGTCTGATTGGCTTCAATCTTTAGACTACTCAGAGTGGTATCAGATGTGGAAAGAAGCCACCTACACAAACAGAGCCTGTCCAGGGAGATTCAGATGTCAAAGGTAAAGTCTAGTTTCCACAGAGTTTCACAGATTTTACCAAGATAAAGGGCTTCAGTTAATCATTTCACTTTCTCATGGCAATCACTAAGGCTTTCTTTCTTCTGACCATCCTCTCACTCCTCTTTCATCATAGGCCCAGCCTCTTTACAAAGTTCTCTCATCATTTTCCAGGTTTAGTCTCATCTCTTTTTACAAAAGGGTCATTTTGTGATCAGAATCCAACAATGCTTACTTTGAAGGAAAGTAAAGCTCTCTGCAAACTTAAATGTCCCTCAGACAGTAACACATCTGTGTGAAGAACACTAACAGGAATATATGCTCTGACAACATTTCAAAGTAAGTTGTGACTTACTCAGTCCATTCAGATTTATCCCTCTGTCTTAAGATCCTACAGGATATTTTGGAAGATGATGACCTCCAAATATGTGTTTTTGCTCATTATGTTTTCCTCACTGGAACAGATATTCCCATATCATTGCTTCTCTTTCCATTTGGCAGATGTTTTGTACTAAGCAAATTATAGTAGAAACAGTATAGAATACACTTCTGAGATTTGAACTTACAATCTTCTGATAACTTATTTCAAACCTTAACCACAGAGCTACCACTGtcccaaataaatacatttgcagAACTCCCAACATGGAGCACAAACCTACAATCCTAAGACTTCACTATTAAACCTTTAGCAATCAATAGCTGTCACTTACTAACTTTAGCTTATTGTAGACTATTGTAGACTTATTGTAGACATGCATGTAGCTGTTTTTAATGTATCTTTCTTCATTAGTGTACTTTAGTTATTTGGACAACCTACCTAATATAACGTGCCTAATAGTGAATTTTGAGTCTGCCATGTTAAAACCTCATACCTAAGTCTAAGGAGACTTTGATTGAAGCAGACTGTAACAAGTTAAAACTTCACATGTTCAAGATCTCATCAGGAAGAGCGTTTCCTGATAATCAAACCAGAAAATTATGTCCTAGGGACTACTGCATCACCACTGTAAGTATGGCATGGTTCCTTTAGTCCAGCTATTCTATTTATCTGCCGTTCCCTTTGTTTCTTCCTATAACTATCTTAGATTTGCTACCTGTCATTTTGTACATACAAAGTTCTGCAATAATTGTCGCTACTGAGTCCTGAAATAGCCAGATGGTTTGGTTAAAAGCTTTCACTAAATGAATAAGTGTAAAGGCAAATGTGAATATAAGTGTGATGTCTTGTGTTTCTCTTCGTGCACCAACAATGATCACATGGCACAAAGcagaaagaaataaactgaaatgGCCTACATCGCTATTTGCTTTTCTGTGTATAAAGAACAGTATGTGCTTTGCTATTCTTCATCACTGGTGTGGATTACAGTTAAATCTAAAGACTTGGGGCATAGGGCTTTCTtattcaccagcctctcttgaCTCCTGCTACACAGTATCTCTTTCATACAGGTAATCATAGAGAAGAAACAGGGAAATAGATCCAAAACGTCTCTCCAAGGGCAACAGAGCTTTATAACTGAAAGGCTGTACAGTCTGTGCAATGCCAGGTTCAATTCTGTTCTGGCACACAGGTGTGACTCCCGAACACATAAATCCATGGGCTTTCGTATTGTTGTCTGCAGCAAGCCATTTAACACCATCACAAAGTGGTGACAGTCAGAGCAAGTTCTTCTCCCTTAGTGAGCTGCTTACACTGACAAGACAAATGAAACTTTGGTAAGAAATATTGTTCTTTACAGCAGCAGCTAACAGATTGGAATGCCCAACATTTACATAATTTCTTTCTGACACTGATGACCAAGTAGCCCATGTGGTCTAAATTACAATACCATCaccttctttttaaataaacaaaactaagGCAGTACCACCttttctcattaataaagtgCCATACCTACTCGAATGATATCATGTACAATATCATAAATGCAAACACTGATAACATGGCAGACTTATTATTATGACTACATCCTCTGCATCTTTGTTTACACTGATAAACAGACTGCAGGAAGGTTTTACAAAACAGATATCTAACCACCTTAAGCAAACAGAAAACTACCAACTTGTCAGTTagcataaataaaaagaagcctttatttgttacatatacattacagctaaattattttctttacatatcccagcttgttaggaaattgggggtcagagcacagggtcagtcatgattaagggccttgctcaaggttcCAACAGCAGCAgcctggtggtgctggggtttgaacctcTGACTGCCTGCTCAGTAAGCCAGAGCCTTATCCATTAAGCCCCCACTATCACAAATGACTATTACCTATGTCCAGCCATTACAGTTACCTCTCCTTTAAACCTAGTCTGTTGGTATAACGCCTCAGAGCATGACATAGCTGAAACACATGCTAAATTCCACACCAGGGGTGTTCATGGAATGGTGTATCCAGATATAAACCAACTGAACCATAGGAAAGCcctttacacactgcacacagagtcagagtcagaagTAGATGAGGGGAAAGGTCAGTGTGTGCAGTGGGGGTCTGTAATAAGGAACGTAAACTTAAAGCAAATAATCTATGCCATTAAACAACATTAAGCatgaacatttttaatataaatagccaactttttctctttttatacaCATACAGAGTAATTGTATGTATAACAATCATGCCAATGGCACTGAAGTATCAGAAGATCACCCTGTACTGTACACCTATAGTCTATGACCTTTAACCTGTGATGCTGAGCTTGACAAACAAAGCCTCTCATTCAAAAGAGAGCTGTTTCAGTTACATGAGCTGAATGCTGTGTCATTCCCAATGGAACAAAACCTGACATCTTTTTCCTTCTGCTGTCCTGACTGCCCTTTACAGTCCACCTAAAACCAAAATGAAACAGTGAtttgtttatatgtataaatagtTTATAGCCTATTTGCACAGATACCTATTGGACTATTTTTTTTATCGTCCCTGGTAGGCATAAATAGTGGGCATTTGTCTTGTGTATAAGACAAATTATTATAAGGcaaattgtttgtttctttatgaCTACTTTGACCATTCCCTCTTGCATTCAGAAGAAGTCTTTACAGAATCAAATATATCCTGGAACTCTTGCTAAATTGCTTTAGAAAACTCAGAGGCTACCACTTTGTTCTGCAGAGaaagcgagagcgagagagagcgagagattgactgactgattgaaGCTAAGTTCTATTTTCTATGCAGATTTCATACAGGTCAGACAGATCAGTGTTCAACATTTGGAAAGATGTGTATTCGGATACTGACAGTGCCTAAGCATTACTTGACTACCTGCTGTAGGGCAGAAGTGAACAGATTGACTTTAATTATACTTTGACAGAAGTTTCTGTCTTTAATGTGGTTGTTAAAATTACAATAACTACTTAATCGCTCatatgaaagaaaaatgtgaaacTGTCTGCTgtctttaaaagaaacaagtcaaataaaagtaaaatattttgttCTTAGTACAGCATGTGTGCATGACATTGCGTCTCCTCAGTTTTTACAACAGCTTTAATGTTTTAAAGCTGTTGGGTTCATACTCTCTCTATAGCTGCGGCTATTTTTTGCCCTCTTATAAAGAAACCACACGTGTGACACAGGATACGTTAGACAGACAGTGATAAAGTTCCAAAATGCTTTCCCTCCCTTTCCCGATATATAGTCACTGCAATATTCAACAAAATTCACTTCACCCTCCAGTCAGTTGGTTACACAGCCGTCTGTTATTGCTCTCAACTACAGAATGtagaaaagaaattaaatggtgGTGTAGAGAGATGAGGAATCCAAATCTAACTTTTGAGGCACAAATTAATAGATGAAAATCATTTAATTGGTTTTTAAAActttaagtagcaccatgaatCTATTGCTCCTGGAGAATATCACGTTGTTTGTTATCTATCACCTTTTTATTTATGCTTCCCCGATTTCAGTATCAAAGGAATGCAAATCAATAAAAtgcactaaaaataaatataatattacatcAGTGTTGTGCAAGAGCCACTTTCAGTTGAGAATGCATGGGAAAATAGCGTTTCTCCTAGTTTATCCCTCCAGTTACTCCAACTCTTTTGGCATTTTGACTCACCTTTGTTAATGCAATGCTCTGGGAAAGCTGTGGCCTGATTGTTTCTATCCGTGTGGCAATGTTCATGCTTTCTCAGCTCTGCTCGGTGGCCTCGTTTCCCCGCTTCCAGTCTTCCTCGCGCCCCGCTCTGCCATCGCACAACTCCCTGCGCCGAGCGCTGCAACCGGGACACCAAGTCCACACGAATCGATCTTAAAAACCGACTCTTTGATTCAAACGAATCGACTCTCCAGCGTGAAGAGTGGAATGTTTCTCCAAAACTGTCTCTGTTTCTATTTGAATCATGTTCGCTTCTAATATGCCCAAGCCTTTATATAGTTTAGAATATGTAGCTATGTTATTAAAAACTAAATTACACTGTCAGTGGTTTCTTAATTCTGTCTTTGCTAGCGTGTGTATTATGTGGGGGAGGCACACACGTGTCCTCGCACATCCACGGTTGGGGGtttatggaagtataatagtgccaaatgtcctcaaggcaaaatggcatgttgaattacataaattgaataaaaacatatcgcaatgacaatacttgaatttttctgcccagcaatttgatacaaatggggaaaaaattaaagtattgctatatgtttttattcaatttatgtaattcaacatgccattttgccttgaggacatttggcactattatacttccatagggggggttcgaatcccgcctccgccctgtgtgagcagtttgcatgttctacctgtgctttgggggtttcctccgggtactccggtttccttccccaagccaaagacatgcattgtagactgacaggcatttccaaattgttcgtagtgtgtgagattgtgccctgatggtttggcaccccatccatggtgccccctgccttgtgccccgagttccctgggataggctccagtctcccaccctgtgtaggataagcggtatggaaaatggatgggtggatggatggatatttattgATGTATAGACTAGGTGATAGGCTTATATGAAATAAATTGTATTCAATTTACCGTGTGCACTGATTGAAAACTATAGCCTTCATCTGTATGTTAATCAGATTAGTAAATCAAAGTAATCAAAACACATTGTCTGATTAATTCATATCACACCTGTAGTCTGTTTGAAATAACTGAATCAAAGAGTCGTAATGAACAGTACAGCTTCTCGGACTGCAGGCTTTTGAACAGTTCAACTCACAGATTATCATCTGAACAAACCCGCACCATGTTAGCACTAACACACATGTGCCGATTAGGTTCTTTCATTGCAACGCCTGATCACAAATTCCTGTCCAAAGGAACCGATCATTTGTGATGATGCAGGGTTGTCCATTTGCAAACTGGCTGAAAACGGCACAATATCAAAACTCTAAATATATCCCTATCAAACCTTAGTCTATCATCATgtctgtcattaaaaaaaacaaaacacacacaatgaagtGCAATGTTTACTTAAATAGGTTTTTTACCTGTGTTTGTAATATGAGTATCATTACATAGGTTATATTGTCACAAATAAAGTAGACCAAGTCATTGAATCAGAACATAATACATTAATACTGAGAACGAGATTAAGAAGCATGGGTCCGACAACAACACatatagatttaaaatgatttcttaaaaataaatgttcacatATTCACACGAGAGGGTCTATATTTAACGTTCGCGCTAATTCCTTAATAaccttttattttgaaaaacagACCAGCGTGTTCTTAAGCGCCAGACTGACGTCACACAAAACGTCTACGTTTGAGCTGGCGGATGTGgttctgtttatagctactCTTGTAGATCTTTTTAccttaatgtttttgttttgtttcggtTTTAGTCTTTCTCTTACATGTGGTACCGCTGTATTGCGAACTCCAGAATACGAAGTATACAAAGCCGTGTCCTGAGTGAAGCTGGTGTGGTGCAGGATGCGGGATTAGCTGCTTCAGGGCGCCGCATGGAGGTTGTTCTGCACAACTTGGAGAGCACTGTGGAGCTGCTTGCCGTGTCGCAGACTGACTCTGTGGCTGAGTGGGACGGTGAGACAGTGGACAGGGCGTTTCGGTGGGCACAATACTGCGAACATCTTCACACTCGCTTCCACACAAACCCGTCGGTCCGTGGCTCTTTAGAGAGCCGCCTGCGCGAGACTAACCAGCTGCTGGCGCACACGTTCACCGGGTATCGCGGTCTGACTCTGTCTGATCTGGCGCAGTGCCGCCACAGGCTGCTTGTTGGTCTGTTAAAAAACCCCGCGACTCCACACCCTGTTATTAAATTACTTTTGGGTAAGTTTGGACTTGGGGCTGAAGATGCTGAAGGTGACCAGCATGTTGACGTCAGTGGTCTCAGCGCGTGCAGGTCAGCGTGTAAACTCCTGGGCGACTTCACACTGAACCGGAAGAGTGATTTTGGCCTCTCTGCTGGCACACAGGTTCACTGCACGATGCTCTTACAGCGCATCCAGGTCCTACAGAGCCACCCAGGCAACCAGGCATACGCTACAAAGTTCCTGGATTGTTTGCGGGAGGACAGTGGAGAAGGACAGGACAGCTTTCTGACACTTATAGCAACTGCCCTGCTGTCAACAGACACCACGAGTGATTACACTGCAGCTCAAGACTTTCTGCTCGACTGGTTAGAAGGACATGTTGGCTTGCTGCACAGCATGTGTTTGTCTTTACCTCCTGAACTGTGCACCAGACTTTCTCAACGATGGCCGAAATTTAGGCTTGCTTATTGGGACAGTTTGAAAAAGTCAGCCTCCTCCTTGGTGTATGATGTGAGCAGTGGATTATGGATACAGCCTTGTGACAATGCAGTGGCATCATTTCCGACACTCACAGAACGGTTGAAGTCCTTATGGAGCTCGGGTTCACCATTAAAAGATGAGACTGAAGAACAGTTGGTCACTCTGAAACAGGCTGATGGGGACTTTGAGGTTGAGGGACTGAGTGTGTGGACAGATCTGCTTGTACAGCTCATGTGAAAGCTGTGTGTCCCTCTCGAATTGTTACAGACCAAGATGAAGGCAGTGGTGTGGTTAGATAGCAGACAGGGGGAGACAGCGTTCTTTAACAGATCTGCACATTCTCTCCGACTGCAGAGCTGCAATATTACCAAATTTACTGTCAGAACAACACGTACTGTAATCTTATTTGTgtcttaaaatgtaataaaagatccattttatttacataattgtTTATTCCCAGCAGCTATGCTGaatataatgtaaattattattattcctgttGAATGTATTGTATTATAACCTCAAAACTGATGCAGATAATCTACTTTAAAACCGATTATATTTCTCTTGAATCAGAGTATTTGATTCCTTCCACATTTCTTAATTAAGATTAAGTGCTGCGACAGATGGCGGCATCACTTGTTGCCTTGGAAACGGTTAGCATTAGGCATCTGCGTCCATCTCAAATGGAAAGGATAGCCTGAATGGTGAATGTGCACAGTTCCTAAATAGGTCCCTTGAGGATACACTGACCTGTGATTTAGTTAGATTTCCTCAGCTTCGCACATtaggacaggagagagagagagtgagcattTGGATTTGGTGATTAATAATTTATGTGGTCACTTAATCCTGTCAGGACATCCACAATCAGATCAGCTTGCTGCTAACGTGAACAAAGTAGTTCATGGAAAAGCCAGCCTTTATGAGAtttcaatattaaataattttgtcAAATGAGTTCTTCACATGAATTAGCTTTCATGAATCCTCTTGTACAAGAGACCAGGTCAGTGACTGTGAGTAAGATAATTACACTTTATTAGAGAGGAACCCAGACAGGTGAGTGGAACTAATGCTCACTGAACTACTGTCATGATGTGGATCCCTGCATTAGCTGtaatatttcagaaagactgaGGGAAATGACAACAATGTAATTAAGTATTCAGTGGTTAAAATAATCTTGCTGTTTCTTTTATAACAGGTAAAATGCCTGATTTTTAGTTGCTGTTGTATCTCAGACTCTTGCAGATgagatggaatttttttttcctttcttgtcCTGGAAACCATGGAAACGTGTGTTCTCAGCAATGGTATGTAGCGAGACAGCAGCAGAAGGCCAGTGAAAAAACTGATTTAGCATGCATAAACTATGAAATTGCTGATGAGATGCTGTCCTTGCAACAGGAATACATGAGGGACTTTTTTTGGCAGTCATAATTTTTGCAACCCCCTTTTTTGGAAGCCTTCATATTCATGGGCTTAGAcattttcattctcattttCATGTGTTTGAGGTCTTCCAGGACTATGATAGCTGGTTGGTTGGTCTTAGCCCATGTAGTTTTGTGTAGAATTTTAGAATTATATTAATCTTGTAGTGTTTAGTGGGTTGTAAAGAGAGTGTCTTTTTCATCTACAACAGTGCTTATAATAccgtgctgtgaaaaagtatttttcctgatttcttctgtttttgtgtatatcatactaaatagtttgagatcttcaaacaaaatacaacataaaagcaacctgagtaaacatacaatacagttttatttattattttttttactgaagcaaaaaagttatccaacacctatcacaaTGTGAAcgactaattgcccccttaaacttaaaatctggttgtaccatctttagcagcaataactgaaacCAAATGCTTTAGATAacgagatcagtctttcatttacttctataactaggatttactcctatgctttggatcattgtcttgctgcataatccagtcctgtgtttgagtttcaacttacagactgaagaccggacattctcctttaggattttctggtagagagcagaattcatgtttccctcgaTTACTACAAGTTTCCCAGGCTCTGAAGCaccaaagcatccccacaccatcacactaccaccaccatgcttgaccgtaggtatgatgttcttttagtggaattctgtgtttggttttatgCTAGATGTAACGGGATCCCTGTCTTCCAGACAGttcactttcgactcatcaacaTTCcctcaaaaggtttgaggatcatcaaggtgtgttttggcaaaattcaaacaagccttaatgttcttctggctTAGCAGTGATTTTAACCtttccactcttccatggatgtcattttcgccagtgtctttctgatagtggagtcatgaacagtgacctttattgatgcaagataGGCCTGTAGGTTCTATGATGCTGTCCTTGGCTTTTTTgtaacttgctggatgagtagttactgtgctcttggaggaattttggaaggtcgtccacttctgggaaggttcactactgtgctgagtatTTGGATAGATTAGTCCATCCATACAGCTAGtctttccatttggagataatatCTCTCACTgcggttctttggagtcccagatcctttgaaatagctttgtaactcttACTAGActatgtatttcaatcaccttcctcAGCACTATTGGGctttctttaaattttggcacagtgtgttactgggtaagacctttttaaccaacttcatgttgttgaataaattctatttaagtgttggtttgattgaacagggtttgcagtaatcaggcctggttgtgtctagttcagctgaaccccattatgaatgcagtttcatagatttggggaatcagtAACTACGGGtacaaatatacattttcacacaaacccagttggtattggataa
Proteins encoded in this region:
- the fancf gene encoding Fanconi anemia group F protein, coding for MWYRCIANSRIRSIQSRVLSEAGVVQDAGLAASGRRMEVVLHNLESTVELLAVSQTDSVAEWDGETVDRAFRWAQYCEHLHTRFHTNPSVRGSLESRLRETNQLLAHTFTGYRGLTLSDLAQCRHRLLVGLLKNPATPHPVIKLLLGKFGLGAEDAEGDQHVDVSGLSACRSACKLLGDFTLNRKSDFGLSAGTQVHCTMLLQRIQVLQSHPGNQAYATKFLDCLREDSGEGQDSFLTLIATALLSTDTTSDYTAAQDFLLDWLEGHVGLLHSMCLSLPPELCTRLSQRWPKFRLAYWDSLKKSASSLVYDVSSGLWIQPCDNAVASFPTLTERLKSLWSSGSPLKDETEEQLVTLKQADGDFEVEGLSVWTDLLVQLM